Proteins from one Coffea arabica cultivar ET-39 chromosome 8c, Coffea Arabica ET-39 HiFi, whole genome shotgun sequence genomic window:
- the LOC113706458 gene encoding NAC domain-containing protein 71-like encodes MGGASLPPGFRFHPTDEELVGYYLKRKTDGLEIELEVIPVIDLYKFDPWELPEKSFLPKRDMEWFFFCPRDKKYPNGSRTNRATRAGYWKATGKDRKVVCRSAVIGYRKTLVFYRGRAPLGDRTDWVMHEYRLSDDVSQGSQVFKGPYALCRVIKKNEQKTNDVHGDSTLKQVGSSSHIGNVAPAATISNDPVVISEEIPMQASHIESNNSTPIASPHQASVMGEYDHSSTHSSMGMDPSSNWVSPDMILDSSTEYRQGQRLSGYYCPQFEFQNSTSWQTYDPYEVSPSSSNSNFREEGETSDDFTRYGCMSPYSVHGSYMGYYGNEDMLYDSFGPPNALNPNPF; translated from the exons ATGGGAGGAGCATCACTACCTCCAGGATTTCGTTTTCACCCCACTGATGAGGAACTGGTTGgttactatctcaaaaggaaaacAGATGGACTTGAAATTGAGCTAGAAGTAATCCCAGTTATTGACTTGTACAAATTTGATCCTTGGGAACTGCCAG AGAAGTCATTCTTGCCAAAGCGTGACATGGAATGGTTCTTCTTCTGTCCTCGGGACAAAAAGTATCCCAATGGCTCGCGAACAAATCGAGCTACTAGAGCTGGATACTGGAAGGCTACAGGGAAAGATAGAAAAGTAGTCTGCCGGTCTGCAGTGATAGGTTATCGAAAAACCCTGGTGTTCTATCGTGGAAGAGCCCCGCTTGGAGATAGAACAGATTGGGTGATGCACGAATATCGTCTCTCTGATGATGTTTCTCAAGGCAGTCAAGTTTTTAAG GGACCTTACGCCTTGTGTCGTGTCATCAAGAAGAATGAGCAGAAAACAAATGATGTTCATGGAGATTCAACATTGAAGCAGGTGGGAAGTAGCTCCCACATTGGAAATGTTGCACCAGCAGCAACAATCTCAAATGACCCGGTTGTCATTTCTGAAGAGATACCAATGCAGGCCAGTCATATTGAGAGTAATAACTCAACTCCTATTGCctctcctcatcaggcttcagTAATGGGAGAGTATGATCACTCTTCAACACACTCTTCAATGGGGATGGATCCCTCAAGCAATTGGGTCTCACCTGATATGATTCTGGATTCTTCGACG GAATACCGCCAAGGACAGCGTCTATCAGGATACTACTGTCCACAATTTGAATTCCAAAATTCAACTTCATGGCAGACATATGATCCATACGAAGTCTCACCAAGttcatcaaactcaaatttTAGAGAGGAAGGCGAAACTTCTGATGATTTCACTCGCTATGGATGCATGTCGCCTTACTCGGTTCATGGAAGCTATATGGGGTACTACGGAAATGAGGATATGTTGTATGATAGCTTTGGCCCGCCCAATGCTCTAaatccaaatcctttctaa
- the LOC113707070 gene encoding uncharacterized protein, with the protein MACFFSNSLSHGCKKWPQNLFNWDFGNKKNDSRPQPKYHDIQLPFPPSLVSKTYLKGRELRCCYKATVDGFSATDFHNSSDFKGPCVIIGYTSKSFKFGAFNPEGYRSTDDYYDTFDAFLFYWREKEEKERDGAPIILPKVGGSGAALFDYARGGPQFGADGLLIGPPLAPVMGGFAGPDTNSGIGDLRQAKSRLGLSYARRPDGKESLFGDESKASLDEVLVFCCPEIASLY; encoded by the exons ATGGCTTGTTTCTTCTCAAATTCTTTATCACATGGTTGCAAGAAATGGCCACAAAACTTGTTCAATTGGGATTTcggcaacaagaagaatgatTCAAGGCCACAACCAAAGTACCATGACATTCAACTCCCCTTCCCACCTTCCCTAGTTAGCAAAACGTACTTGAAGG GCAGGGAGCTGAGATGCTGCTACAAGGCCACTGTTGATGGCTTTAGTGCAACTGATTTTCACAACAGCAGTGACTTTAAGGGACCATGTGTGATCATTGGTTACACAAGTAAATCATTCAAGTTTGGAGCTTTTAATCCTGAAGGATATAGAAGCACAGATGACTACTATGATACTTTTGATGCATTCCTTTTTTATTGGAGAGAAAAGGAGGAGAAGGAGAGGGATGGTGCTCCTATAATCTTACCTAAAGTAGGAGGTAGTGGTGCTGCCCTTTTCGATTATGCTCGAGGAGGGCCACAATTCGGTGCAGATGGCCTGCTGATTGGACCTCCCTTGGCTCCTGTTATGGGAGGATTTGCAGGCCCTGATACCAATTCAGGGATTGGTGATTTGAGGCAAGCTAAGTCCAGACTGGGATTGTCTTATGCCAGAAGACCAGATGGGAAGGAATCACTGTTTGGAGACGAGTCCAAGGCTAGTCTTGACGAAGTTTTAGTATTTTGTTGTCCTGAAATTGCAAGCCTGTACTAA